A genomic segment from Barrientosiimonas humi encodes:
- a CDS encoding WcbI family polysaccharide biosynthesis putative acetyltransferase, whose protein sequence is MTEAPDGVDPREWHYGEFYGHREVAGPSLMVWGNCQAEALRVLLDPLVGDRWTTVRIPPVHELTEADVPHLDRALEQTTAFVAQPVRENYRDLPLGTAQVAERTRSAQVVRIPALFWAPLHPFQVLVRGEAGDPPRVPYHDLRVLTGAPLAHRPPAGAVRAIAEESREELRRRQERDETLPADDLLTAADTAATNVINHPGNPVLIGLAGRIAEELGADGSVADPGRELLGSLFAPIPAWVVDELDLDGEPRDGWVVDGREVSEEELAATHRAWYAEHPEMVEEGLRRHEKTLATLGLAG, encoded by the coding sequence ATGACTGAGGCGCCGGACGGGGTCGACCCGCGAGAGTGGCACTACGGCGAGTTCTACGGTCACCGCGAGGTGGCCGGGCCGTCGCTGATGGTGTGGGGCAACTGCCAGGCCGAGGCGCTGCGCGTGTTGCTCGACCCGCTCGTCGGCGACCGGTGGACGACCGTGCGGATTCCCCCCGTGCACGAGCTGACCGAGGCAGACGTGCCGCACCTGGACCGCGCTCTGGAGCAGACGACCGCGTTCGTCGCCCAGCCCGTGCGCGAGAACTACCGGGACCTGCCGCTCGGCACCGCCCAGGTGGCCGAGCGCACCCGCTCGGCCCAGGTCGTACGCATTCCAGCCCTGTTCTGGGCACCGCTCCACCCGTTCCAGGTGCTGGTGCGCGGTGAGGCGGGCGACCCGCCGCGGGTGCCGTATCACGACCTGCGCGTGCTCACCGGGGCTCCGCTGGCCCATCGACCGCCGGCCGGGGCGGTGCGCGCCATCGCTGAGGAGTCGCGCGAGGAGCTGCGGCGGCGGCAGGAGCGGGACGAGACGCTGCCGGCAGACGACCTGCTGACCGCGGCCGACACCGCCGCGACCAACGTGATCAACCACCCGGGCAACCCGGTGCTCATCGGGCTGGCCGGCCGGATCGCCGAGGAGCTGGGGGCCGACGGCTCCGTCGCCGACCCCGGTCGCGAGCTGCTCGGCAGCCTGTTCGCCCCGATCCCCGCGTGGGTGGTCGACGAGCTCGACCTGGACGGCGAACCGCGCGACGGCTGGGTCGTCGACGGGCGCGAGGTCTCGGAGGAGGAGCTCGCCGCGACGCACCGCGCGTGGTACGCCGAGCACCCCGAGATGGTCGAGGAAGGTCTGCGGCGGCACGAGAAGACTCTGGCGACGCTGGGGCTGGCGGGCTGA
- the relB gene encoding CopG family transcriptional regulator encodes MTLRIRLTAEEDARLDALVARTGRSKTFYVHRAIANHFDSEEESFWVDGATREWESSGRISRPAQTLWKELGLIFGLPSLP; translated from the coding sequence GTGACGCTCCGCATCCGACTGACCGCAGAAGAAGATGCGCGTCTCGACGCGCTCGTCGCCAGGACCGGACGTTCCAAGACTTTCTACGTCCATCGGGCGATTGCCAATCACTTCGACTCCGAGGAGGAGTCGTTCTGGGTCGATGGGGCCACCCGCGAGTGGGAATCATCCGGCCGGATATCGCGACCGGCGCAAACACTGTGGAAAGAGCTGGGGCTGATCTTTGGGCTGCCCTCGCTGCCCTGA
- a CDS encoding APC family permease, which yields MPDAPAQPTANAVGETETKLKRGITPLLLFFFIVGDTLGAGIYTLVGSIAQDVGGAIWLPLIIALVLALLTAGTYAELITKYPHAGGAARYAERAFNKPFVTFLIGFLMLSSGITTSAALANAFAGDYLKALTDIPSVPVALAFIAALVAINLRGVRESLMANVCATIIEMTGLIIIIVVAAIVFGNGDAEPSRLTTFADGISPMSGAFAATITAFFSFLGFEAAANMAEEVRQPSRAYPRALFGAIATAGVVYLLIAIGAGAVVPTDQLAQSEGPLLEVIDASGLSFPPWLFALIALVAIGNGALLFMVMASRATYGLAEAGLLPSVFGRVAPARRTPWVAILVVGAVTMGMSFVGDVGTLADTTVLLLVLVFISANISVLVLKKDKVDHEYFHVPRIVSVLALIASIALLTQQSLQTWTIAACYLVVGSLLYLIARHARKREGQEVGSVDLG from the coding sequence ATGCCTGACGCACCAGCGCAACCCACCGCCAACGCCGTGGGCGAGACCGAGACCAAGCTCAAGCGGGGCATCACCCCGCTGCTGCTGTTCTTCTTCATCGTCGGCGACACGCTGGGGGCGGGCATCTACACGCTCGTCGGCAGCATCGCCCAGGACGTCGGCGGCGCCATCTGGTTGCCGCTGATCATCGCGCTGGTGCTGGCGCTGCTGACCGCGGGCACCTACGCCGAGCTGATCACGAAGTACCCCCACGCAGGCGGCGCCGCGCGCTATGCGGAGCGGGCGTTCAACAAGCCGTTCGTCACCTTCCTCATCGGCTTCCTGATGCTGTCCTCGGGCATCACGACGTCGGCGGCGCTGGCCAACGCGTTCGCCGGCGACTACCTCAAGGCGCTGACCGACATCCCGTCGGTGCCCGTCGCGCTGGCCTTCATCGCGGCGCTCGTCGCGATCAACCTGCGCGGCGTGCGCGAGTCGCTGATGGCCAACGTGTGCGCCACGATCATCGAGATGACGGGTCTGATCATCATCATCGTGGTCGCCGCCATCGTCTTCGGCAACGGCGACGCCGAGCCCTCGCGACTCACCACGTTCGCCGACGGGATCAGCCCGATGTCGGGCGCGTTCGCCGCGACGATCACCGCGTTCTTCTCCTTCCTCGGCTTCGAGGCCGCGGCCAACATGGCCGAGGAGGTGCGCCAGCCGAGCCGGGCCTACCCGCGCGCGCTGTTCGGCGCCATCGCCACCGCCGGCGTCGTCTACCTGCTCATCGCGATCGGTGCCGGCGCGGTCGTGCCGACCGACCAGCTGGCGCAGTCCGAGGGGCCGCTGCTGGAGGTCATCGACGCCTCGGGCCTGTCGTTCCCGCCGTGGCTGTTCGCGCTGATCGCGCTGGTCGCGATCGGCAACGGTGCGCTGCTGTTCATGGTGATGGCCAGCCGCGCGACGTACGGCCTCGCCGAGGCCGGCCTGCTGCCGAGCGTCTTCGGGCGGGTCGCCCCGGCCCGTCGTACGCCCTGGGTCGCCATCCTCGTCGTCGGCGCCGTGACCATGGGCATGAGCTTCGTCGGTGACGTCGGCACCCTCGCAGACACCACCGTGCTGCTGCTGGTGCTGGTGTTCATCTCGGCCAACATCTCGGTGCTGGTGCTCAAGAAGGACAAGGTCGACCACGAGTACTTCCACGTCCCGCGGATCGTGTCGGTGCTCGCGCTGATCGCCAGCATCGCGCTGCTGACCCAGCAGAGCCTGCAGACGTGGACGATCGCCGCGTGCTACCTGGTCGTCGGCTCGCTGCTGTACCTGATCGCTCGGCACGCGCGGAAGCGTGAGGGCCAGGAGGTCGGGTCGGTGGACCTGGGCTGA
- a CDS encoding response regulator, whose product MSDLRRIRVLLVDDDPIVCAGLELMLSSADDVQLVGRADDGDQALEAIRTHRPDVVLMDVRMQRQDGVTTTGQIKRLDNPPRVVVLTTFDADDVVVRAITAGADGFLLKTSSPTQILDAVRGVDGGQATLSPATVRAVFAHVASSDDPQRTAARTAVTRLTDREREVSVAVARGLSNAQIARELYASEATVKTHLASAQHKLGVTNRVSVAVVVTKAGLV is encoded by the coding sequence ATGAGTGATCTCAGGAGGATTCGCGTCCTGCTCGTCGACGACGACCCCATCGTCTGCGCGGGGCTGGAGCTGATGCTGTCGTCCGCCGACGATGTGCAGTTGGTCGGCCGCGCCGACGACGGCGACCAGGCGCTCGAGGCCATCCGCACCCACCGGCCCGACGTCGTGCTCATGGACGTGCGCATGCAACGCCAGGACGGCGTCACGACCACCGGGCAGATCAAGCGGCTCGACAACCCCCCGAGGGTCGTCGTGCTCACGACGTTCGACGCCGACGACGTGGTGGTCCGGGCGATCACTGCCGGGGCCGACGGTTTCCTGCTCAAGACCAGCTCGCCCACCCAGATCCTCGACGCGGTGCGCGGGGTGGACGGGGGACAGGCCACCCTGTCCCCCGCCACCGTCCGGGCCGTCTTCGCGCACGTCGCGTCGTCAGACGACCCGCAGCGCACGGCGGCGCGCACCGCCGTGACCCGGCTGACCGACCGTGAGCGCGAGGTCTCGGTCGCCGTGGCCCGCGGGCTCAGCAACGCGCAGATCGCGCGCGAGCTGTACGCCAGCGAGGCCACCGTGAAGACCCACCTGGCGAGCGCTCAGCACAAGCTCGGCGTCACCAACCGAGTGAGCGTCGCCGTGGTGGTCACCAAGGCCGGGTTGGTCTGA
- a CDS encoding glycosyltransferase produces the protein MTNGGYGGVLQALQHGIPLVVAGAQQDKADIAARVRWSGTGVTTATLTPNRRWIDNAVGKALYDNGIRATAARVGDELRAAPGAAGAVRVVEMVAAAQYLP, from the coding sequence GTGACCAACGGCGGGTACGGCGGGGTGCTCCAGGCGCTCCAGCACGGCATCCCGCTCGTGGTGGCCGGGGCCCAGCAGGACAAGGCCGACATCGCGGCGCGGGTGCGCTGGAGCGGCACCGGAGTCACGACCGCGACGCTGACGCCGAACCGCCGGTGGATCGACAACGCGGTCGGAAAAGCGTTGTACGACAACGGGATTCGCGCCACAGCGGCCCGGGTCGGCGACGAGCTGAGAGCCGCGCCAGGAGCCGCCGGTGCGGTGCGGGTGGTGGAGATGGTCGCCGCGGCGCAATACCTCCCCTAG
- a CDS encoding TMEM165/GDT1 family protein, whose protein sequence is MEAFLISTAVIFVAELGDKSQLMAMTFATRYRARDVLIGISIATLITHLASVGIGFWIGDAFAQYQGPIAIAAGIAFFIFALWTLRGDELTDDEAQKVRNSTGAAILAVGVAFFLAELGDKTMLATITLATQNGWFGTWIGSTLGMVLADALAIGIGAVLGKQLPEKFIKYGAAFLFAVFGLWLVLDGLGVLG, encoded by the coding sequence ATGGAGGCCTTCCTCATCTCGACCGCCGTCATCTTCGTGGCCGAGCTCGGCGACAAGAGCCAGCTCATGGCGATGACGTTCGCAACCAGATATCGCGCACGCGATGTGCTCATCGGTATCTCGATCGCCACCCTGATCACGCACCTGGCATCCGTCGGCATCGGCTTCTGGATCGGCGACGCGTTCGCGCAGTACCAAGGGCCAATCGCGATCGCCGCCGGCATCGCGTTCTTCATCTTCGCCCTGTGGACGTTGCGCGGTGACGAGCTCACCGACGACGAGGCGCAGAAGGTGCGCAACAGCACCGGAGCCGCGATCCTCGCGGTCGGTGTCGCGTTCTTCCTCGCCGAGCTCGGCGACAAGACGATGCTCGCGACCATCACCCTGGCCACCCAGAACGGCTGGTTCGGCACCTGGATCGGCAGCACGCTGGGCATGGTGCTCGCCGACGCGCTCGCGATCGGTATCGGTGCGGTGCTCGGCAAGCAGCTGCCGGAGAAGTTCATCAAGTACGGCGCCGCGTTCCTGTTCGCCGTCTTCGGCCTGTGGCTGGTGCTCGACGGGCTCGGCGTCCTGGGCTGA
- a CDS encoding ATP-binding protein, with protein MDPIRNPYAPGAGQRPPELAGRDAELQTFTIVLERISRGRPERSVVLTGLRGVGKTVLLNALRSAAVRAHWGTGKLEARPDQRLRRPLSAALHTAVRELGHPQTDDVDHVLGVVKSFAQRDAPAGAKLRERWNPGIDAPAVSGRADSGDIEIDLVELLSDVGGLAADVGKGVAIFIDEMQDLHPEDVSALCAACHEISQAALPVVVVGAGLPHLPAVLSASKSYSERLFRYARIDRLPRDAAERALQMPAKEEDADFTEDALEAMYSATGGYPYFIQAYGKAVWDLAPRTPITGEDVGVAAPEAESELAVGFFGSRYERATPGEREYLRAMADVAADIAAKGEEELDEIESVPTSDVAKLLGRKPQSLSPARDALLKKGLIYSGERGRIAFTVPHFGRYLRQQG; from the coding sequence GTGGACCCGATCAGGAACCCCTACGCCCCCGGCGCCGGCCAGCGCCCGCCCGAGCTGGCGGGGCGCGACGCCGAGCTGCAGACCTTCACCATCGTGCTGGAGCGCATCTCGCGCGGCCGGCCGGAGCGGTCGGTGGTGCTGACCGGGCTGCGTGGCGTCGGAAAGACGGTGCTGCTCAATGCGCTTCGCTCCGCGGCGGTGCGCGCGCACTGGGGCACCGGGAAGCTCGAGGCGCGGCCCGACCAGCGGCTGCGGCGACCGCTGAGCGCGGCCCTGCACACGGCCGTACGCGAGCTCGGCCACCCGCAGACCGACGACGTCGACCACGTGCTGGGCGTCGTGAAGTCGTTCGCGCAGCGCGACGCCCCGGCGGGCGCGAAGCTGCGCGAGCGGTGGAACCCGGGCATCGACGCGCCGGCCGTCTCGGGGCGTGCCGACTCCGGCGACATCGAGATCGACCTGGTCGAACTCCTCTCCGACGTAGGCGGATTGGCCGCCGACGTGGGCAAGGGCGTGGCAATCTTCATCGACGAGATGCAGGACCTGCACCCCGAGGACGTGTCGGCGCTGTGCGCGGCGTGCCACGAGATCAGCCAGGCGGCGCTGCCGGTGGTCGTCGTCGGTGCGGGGCTGCCCCACCTGCCGGCGGTGCTGTCGGCGTCGAAGTCGTACAGCGAGCGGCTGTTCCGCTACGCGCGCATCGACCGGCTGCCGCGCGACGCCGCCGAGCGGGCGCTGCAGATGCCGGCGAAGGAGGAGGACGCCGACTTCACCGAGGACGCGCTCGAGGCGATGTACTCCGCGACCGGCGGCTATCCGTACTTCATCCAGGCGTACGGCAAGGCGGTGTGGGACCTCGCACCGCGTACGCCCATCACCGGCGAGGACGTCGGCGTCGCCGCCCCCGAGGCCGAGTCGGAACTGGCCGTCGGATTCTTCGGATCCCGTTACGAGAGAGCGACTCCCGGCGAGCGGGAGTATCTGCGCGCCATGGCCGACGTCGCCGCCGACATCGCGGCGAAGGGCGAGGAGGAGCTCGACGAGATCGAGTCGGTGCCGACGTCGGACGTCGCGAAGCTGCTGGGCCGCAAGCCCCAGTCGCTCTCGCCCGCCCGCGACGCGCTGCTGAAGAAGGGGTTGATCTACTCCGGCGAACGCGGCCGCATCGCCTTCACCGTCCCCCACTTCGGGCGGTACCTGCGCCAGCAGGGGTGA
- a CDS encoding sensor histidine kinase encodes MLQPSVRTAVLVGFCLVSMTLSVTYAHGVNEGPLDIDNNTEWAVVWTVGVLLSLSLIWRHRWPVVISLLISTVVLIHPLDAVLPAAGLYAVVASSTGWRDWRAWLCGSVATLAIVLYFLRDGTEHHGLGNGVHSTVVPLTARGMGQGLGIAVFTLTLIGVVICFAVLLRDRDKLRRHELREQEIDAELTQLNSQVARQAERERIAREVHDALGHRLSLVSLHAGALEMVSGDDDRRVARSATLVRQAAQQSMDDLQALLEVLRQPDSADIGSATPTLRDLPQLVDETLAAGSPVASTVYVDRIDEVPLPTSRSAFRITQELLTNARKHAPGEAVRLHVTGNPADGLEISATNRLPGGSPEQISPGHGLTGVEERAQQCGGQMWAWVDDDAGFRVLVTLPWEWDPAANPVKASHE; translated from the coding sequence TTGCTCCAGCCGTCGGTGCGCACCGCCGTGCTCGTCGGCTTCTGCCTGGTCAGCATGACCCTCTCGGTCACCTACGCCCACGGCGTGAACGAGGGGCCGCTCGACATCGACAACAACACCGAGTGGGCGGTCGTGTGGACCGTCGGCGTGCTGCTCAGCCTCTCCCTGATCTGGCGGCACCGCTGGCCGGTCGTCATCTCGTTGCTGATCAGCACCGTCGTGCTGATCCACCCGCTCGACGCGGTCCTGCCCGCCGCGGGTCTGTACGCCGTCGTCGCCTCCTCCACCGGGTGGCGCGACTGGCGGGCCTGGCTGTGCGGATCGGTGGCCACCCTCGCGATCGTCCTGTACTTCCTGCGCGACGGCACCGAGCACCACGGACTCGGCAACGGCGTGCACAGCACGGTCGTGCCGCTCACCGCGCGAGGTATGGGCCAAGGGCTCGGGATCGCCGTGTTCACCCTGACGCTCATCGGGGTCGTGATCTGTTTCGCCGTGCTGCTGCGCGACCGCGACAAGCTGCGGCGGCACGAGCTGCGCGAGCAGGAGATCGACGCCGAGCTCACCCAGCTCAACAGCCAGGTGGCTCGGCAGGCCGAGCGTGAGCGCATCGCCCGCGAGGTGCACGACGCGCTCGGACACCGGCTCTCCCTGGTCTCGCTGCACGCGGGGGCGCTGGAGATGGTGAGCGGTGACGACGACCGTCGCGTCGCGCGCAGTGCCACGCTCGTGCGGCAGGCCGCGCAGCAGTCGATGGACGACCTGCAGGCGCTGCTCGAGGTGCTGCGCCAGCCGGACAGCGCCGACATCGGCAGCGCCACCCCGACGCTGCGCGACCTGCCTCAGCTGGTCGACGAGACCCTCGCCGCTGGCAGCCCCGTGGCCTCCACGGTCTACGTCGACCGCATCGACGAGGTGCCGCTGCCGACGAGCCGCAGCGCCTTCCGCATCACCCAGGAGCTGCTCACCAACGCGCGCAAGCACGCGCCCGGCGAGGCCGTACGTCTGCATGTCACCGGCAACCCGGCTGACGGCCTGGAGATCTCGGCCACCAACCGGCTTCCCGGGGGGTCACCGGAGCAGATCTCGCCCGGGCACGGACTGACCGGGGTCGAGGAGCGGGCCCAGCAGTGCGGGGGCCAGATGTGGGCGTGGGTGGACGACGACGCCGGCTTCCGGGTGCTGGTCACCCTGCCCTGGGAGTGGGACCCCGCCGCCAACCCGGTGAAGGCGAGTCATGAGTGA
- a CDS encoding anthrone oxygenase family protein, producing MTTRRLTVIALIAGAIGSALMAGVSLAYAIAVMPGLAAGDDRSFAETFDAVDRSLDDAVWFWTLVFVGPLLAIAVAAVLSWRTHQRATLPFVATGLVLYLVVVGVTAFGLDPLESDFADAFAGSAQNAAAARAALDTGRWETFNLVRLVAAVGASVVLFVAATRLARLGWSRD from the coding sequence ATGACCACGCGACGCCTCACCGTCATTGCCCTGATCGCGGGCGCCATCGGGAGCGCGCTGATGGCCGGCGTCTCCCTCGCGTACGCGATCGCCGTCATGCCCGGCCTGGCAGCCGGCGATGATCGCTCGTTCGCCGAGACCTTCGACGCGGTGGACCGGTCGCTCGACGACGCCGTCTGGTTCTGGACCCTGGTGTTCGTCGGGCCGCTCCTGGCGATCGCCGTTGCGGCGGTCCTGAGCTGGCGCACCCATCAACGAGCGACCCTGCCCTTCGTGGCCACGGGTCTGGTGCTCTACCTCGTGGTGGTGGGCGTCACCGCGTTCGGCCTGGACCCCCTGGAGAGCGACTTCGCCGATGCGTTCGCCGGTTCGGCGCAGAACGCGGCGGCGGCCCGGGCGGCCCTCGACACCGGTCGGTGGGAGACCTTCAACCTGGTCCGGTTGGTCGCCGCCGTCGGGGCCAGCGTCGTGCTTTTCGTGGCAGCCACCCGGCTCGCGCGTCTCGGCTGGTCGAGAGACTGA